A genomic window from Pseudomonadota bacterium includes:
- a CDS encoding MoaD/ThiS family protein, producing the protein MKITLKFFSTLADFLPAGAEDNVVEMEADSPASVQDIVNKLNIPLKMVHMTLVNGAYVAPGDFASRQLKDGDALAMWPPLAGG; encoded by the coding sequence ATGAAAATCACCCTGAAATTCTTCAGCACGCTCGCCGACTTCCTGCCGGCAGGCGCGGAAGATAACGTCGTGGAAATGGAAGCCGACAGCCCGGCCTCCGTCCAGGATATCGTCAACAAGCTGAATATCCCTTTGAAGATGGTCCACATGACCTTGGTGAACGGTGCCTATGTGGCCCCCGGCGATTTTGCATCCCGACAACTCAAGGACGGCGACGCCTTGGCGATGTGGCCGCCGCTGGCGGGTGGGTGA
- a CDS encoding FAD-dependent oxidoreductase: MKYVIVGAGPAGVVAAAMLRKLDPKTEIKLIGGEPEPPYSRMAIPYYLIGNVKEEGTHLKTDANYYKEKRIDYQQGWVTKLDPKKKEVHLKDGKKVGYDKLLLATGAYPIRPPVPGIDDPDITGCWTLEDARLIAKKCKKGTKVVQMGAGFIGCIIMEAIALTGVDLTIVEMGDRMVPRMMNETCGNLIKRWCEEKGIRVHTSTKIVKIEKRQDQKPAYLLHTADGKKLEADLIIASTGVAPALAYIKGSGIEMNSGILINPFMETSVPDVYAAGDCAEGRDFSTGGYEVQAIQPTATEHGRIAAQNMAGLKTPHPGSLNMNVLDTVGLISSSFGLWMGVEGGDHAELLDADNFRYLRLEFEGDVLVGAQALGLTQHIGVLRGLIQTKTHLGPWKEKLMADPTQIMPAYLATAQAQAQAKA; encoded by the coding sequence ATGAAATACGTCATCGTGGGCGCCGGTCCGGCAGGCGTGGTCGCCGCCGCCATGCTGCGCAAGCTCGACCCGAAAACCGAGATCAAGCTGATCGGCGGCGAGCCCGAGCCGCCCTATTCCCGCATGGCGATCCCCTACTACCTGATCGGGAACGTCAAGGAAGAGGGTACCCACCTCAAGACGGACGCCAACTACTACAAGGAAAAACGGATCGACTATCAGCAGGGCTGGGTCACGAAACTCGACCCCAAGAAAAAGGAAGTCCACCTGAAGGACGGCAAGAAGGTGGGCTACGACAAGCTGCTGCTGGCGACGGGCGCCTACCCCATTCGGCCGCCGGTCCCCGGCATCGACGACCCCGACATCACCGGCTGCTGGACGCTCGAAGACGCCCGCCTGATCGCCAAAAAATGCAAGAAAGGCACGAAGGTCGTGCAGATGGGTGCCGGCTTCATCGGCTGCATCATCATGGAGGCCATCGCGCTCACCGGCGTTGATCTTACGATCGTCGAGATGGGCGACCGCATGGTCCCACGCATGATGAACGAGACGTGCGGCAACTTGATCAAGCGCTGGTGCGAGGAAAAGGGCATCCGGGTTCACACCTCGACGAAGATCGTCAAAATCGAGAAACGGCAGGACCAGAAGCCGGCCTACCTTCTGCACACGGCGGATGGCAAGAAACTGGAGGCCGACCTCATCATCGCCTCGACGGGGGTAGCGCCCGCCCTTGCCTACATCAAAGGAAGCGGCATCGAAATGAACAGCGGCATCCTTATCAACCCGTTCATGGAAACAAGCGTCCCCGATGTCTATGCCGCCGGCGACTGCGCCGAAGGGCGGGATTTCTCGACCGGCGGCTACGAGGTCCAAGCGATCCAGCCGACGGCCACCGAGCACGGCCGCATCGCCGCCCAGAACATGGCCGGTCTCAAGACCCCGCATCCAGGGTCGCTGAATATGAACGTCTTAGACACCGTCGGCCTCATCTCCAGCTCCTTCGGCCTGTGGATGGGGGTCGAGGGCGGCGACCACGCCGAGCTTCTGGACGCGGACAACTTCCGCTATCTGCGCCTCGAGTTTGAGGGCGACGTGCTGGTCGGCGCCCAGGCTTTGGGACTTACCCAGCATATCGGCGTCCTTCGGGGGCTCATTCAGACGAAAACCCACCTGGGCCCTTGGAAGGAGAAACTGATGGCCGATCCAACCCAAATCATGCCCGCCTATCTGGCGACGGCACAAGCGCAGGCACAGGCCAAGGCATGA
- a CDS encoding aldehyde ferredoxin oxidoreductase family protein, whose protein sequence is MGWHKKILRVNLTKGTCKSEPLNMEWAQQYLGSRGLATKYLYEEIDPAVDPLSPDNKLLFATGPLTGTSASTSGRYTVVTKGALTNAIACSNSGGFFGAELKFAGYDMVILEGRAPKPVYLWINDDEVKLLPADKIWGTSVWNTEEWIKKTHQDPLIRVASIGISGEKGVKYACVVNDLHRAAGRSGVGTVMGSKNLKAIACRGTKGVKLANPRKFMEIAAATKKQLKESAFTGQGLPAYGTQGVTSVINESGIYPTRNHQDVQFEGANKIGGEAMFKPRPTDGQTNMVRNSACFGCTIACGRVTKIDKSHFSVKDKPRYHGASGGLEYESSWAMGGDCGVDDLEALTYANYICNEQGMDTISFGASLAAAMELFERGYITEKETGGLKLNFGSVEALVQAVELTGKGEGFGADIGLGSRLLCKKYGHPEVAMTVKGQEFAAYDPRGAQGMSLAYATSNRGACHLRGYTIAVEIFGIGAKLDPLTTEGKPEVLKIAQDTTSVIDSTGLCMFPNFCWTLDEYQQQVQAACEGDWSMEKMLETGERIWNLERMFNDRAGLTKADDTLPQRLLKEPAKTGPGKGLVAKLDEMLPEYYEIRGWTKDGRPSNDTLKRLSI, encoded by the coding sequence ATGGGCTGGCATAAGAAAATCCTGCGAGTCAATCTGACGAAGGGAACGTGCAAGAGCGAACCCCTCAACATGGAGTGGGCGCAGCAGTATCTGGGCTCTCGTGGCCTGGCGACGAAGTACCTTTACGAAGAGATAGACCCCGCCGTCGATCCGCTCTCTCCCGATAACAAGCTTCTTTTCGCGACCGGCCCTCTCACCGGCACCAGCGCTTCGACCTCCGGCCGCTATACGGTGGTGACGAAGGGTGCGCTGACCAACGCAATCGCCTGCTCGAACTCCGGCGGTTTCTTCGGGGCCGAACTCAAGTTCGCGGGCTACGACATGGTGATCCTGGAGGGCCGCGCGCCGAAGCCCGTCTACCTCTGGATCAACGACGACGAAGTGAAGCTGCTGCCGGCCGACAAAATCTGGGGCACCTCGGTCTGGAATACGGAAGAGTGGATCAAGAAGACCCACCAGGACCCCTTGATCCGCGTCGCCTCGATCGGGATTTCCGGCGAGAAGGGCGTGAAATACGCCTGCGTCGTCAACGACCTGCATCGGGCGGCCGGCCGTTCCGGTGTCGGCACGGTGATGGGCTCGAAAAACTTGAAGGCAATCGCCTGCCGCGGCACGAAGGGGGTCAAGTTGGCCAACCCGCGGAAATTCATGGAGATTGCCGCCGCCACGAAGAAGCAGCTCAAGGAAAGCGCCTTCACCGGCCAGGGCCTGCCGGCCTACGGCACGCAAGGCGTGACCAGCGTCATCAACGAATCGGGCATTTACCCGACCCGCAACCACCAGGACGTCCAATTCGAAGGCGCCAACAAGATTGGCGGCGAGGCGATGTTCAAGCCGCGCCCGACGGACGGGCAGACGAACATGGTCCGCAACTCGGCCTGTTTCGGCTGCACGATCGCCTGCGGCCGGGTCACCAAGATCGACAAGAGCCACTTCTCCGTGAAGGACAAGCCGCGCTACCACGGCGCGTCCGGCGGTCTCGAATACGAGTCCTCCTGGGCGATGGGTGGCGATTGCGGCGTCGACGACCTCGAGGCGCTCACCTACGCGAACTACATCTGCAACGAACAGGGGATGGATACGATCTCCTTCGGCGCTTCGCTGGCGGCGGCGATGGAACTTTTCGAGCGGGGCTACATCACCGAAAAGGAAACCGGCGGGCTCAAACTCAACTTCGGCTCGGTGGAAGCCCTCGTCCAGGCGGTCGAACTGACCGGCAAGGGTGAAGGTTTCGGCGCCGACATCGGCCTAGGGTCGAGGCTTCTCTGCAAGAAATACGGCCACCCGGAAGTCGCCATGACCGTCAAGGGCCAGGAATTCGCGGCCTACGATCCGCGGGGCGCCCAAGGCATGTCCCTGGCCTATGCGACCAGCAACCGCGGCGCCTGCCACCTGCGCGGCTATACGATCGCCGTCGAAATCTTCGGCATCGGCGCCAAGCTCGATCCGTTGACGACGGAAGGCAAGCCCGAAGTTTTGAAGATCGCCCAGGACACAACGTCGGTCATCGATTCGACCGGCCTTTGCATGTTCCCGAATTTCTGCTGGACGCTCGACGAATACCAGCAGCAGGTCCAGGCCGCCTGCGAGGGCGACTGGTCCATGGAGAAGATGCTGGAGACCGGCGAGCGGATCTGGAACCTAGAACGGATGTTCAACGATCGGGCGGGGCTGACAAAGGCGGACGATACGCTGCCGCAGCGCCTGCTCAAGGAACCGGCAAAAACCGGCCCCGGCAAGGGTCTGGTGGCAAAACTCGACGAGATGCTGCCGGAATATTACGAGATTCGCGGCTGGACGAAGGACGGACGGCCATCGAACGATACGTTGAAGCGGCTCAGCATCTAA
- a CDS encoding 4Fe-4S dicluster domain-containing protein has product MQKSLNIDPNKCTGCLQCEMACAFELEGSFNPAHSRIKIFHFEEQGRFVPYTCTQCAEAWCLHACPVDAIKMNAETGAKVVDEATCVGCKVCTIACPFGTVNYNQASGKVIKCDLCGGDPACAKACPTEAITYVDANWTGLEKMRAWAAKTDSGAQAAQAPQAPAGH; this is encoded by the coding sequence ATGCAGAAATCCTTGAACATCGATCCCAACAAATGCACCGGCTGCCTGCAGTGCGAAATGGCCTGCGCCTTTGAACTGGAAGGCTCCTTCAACCCCGCCCATTCCCGGATCAAGATTTTCCATTTCGAAGAGCAGGGGCGCTTTGTCCCTTACACCTGCACCCAGTGCGCCGAGGCGTGGTGCCTGCACGCCTGCCCGGTCGACGCCATCAAGATGAACGCCGAGACCGGCGCGAAGGTGGTGGACGAAGCGACCTGCGTCGGGTGCAAGGTCTGCACGATCGCCTGCCCGTTCGGCACCGTGAACTACAACCAGGCGTCCGGCAAGGTCATCAAGTGCGACCTCTGCGGCGGCGACCCGGCCTGCGCCAAGGCCTGTCCGACCGAAGCCATCACCTATGTCGACGCGAACTGGACGGGCCTGGAGAAGATGCGCGCCTGGGCCGCCAAGACGGATTCCGGCGCGCAGGCCGCGCAGGCGCCACAAGCCCCCGCCGGGCACTGA
- a CDS encoding DUF2336 domain-containing protein, translating into MSKLPGSVSGMAQLTKKDVEKLLNDPSDAVRAHTAEKIAAEFDSGQLTAMERGLAEEIFRVMARDAAVRVREALSRQLRACPFVPRDIALTLAMDVESVGVPMLEASGVLTDRDLVEIVRSQGVGKRLAISRRAAVSEEVSDVLVETGPESVVVSLVGNRGAALSERTLHKVIDTFGENEAIQAPIIHRATLPASIAERLVKLASDNLLADLVARHDLSPEVASALVLQTRERATLGLLDPKGGGPSAEDLVHQLHQNDRLTPSIILRAVCTGDIDFFVASLARRTGIAVTSAYQLVFDKGPLGLKAIYMRSGLPENLYPAFRVAVEVAEETGYDGGDFDRERHCRRIIERILTQYEDMCSDDIEFLLGRLAHLSLETGGAAHP; encoded by the coding sequence TTGTCGAAATTACCAGGTTCCGTTTCCGGCATGGCGCAGCTCACGAAAAAAGACGTCGAAAAACTTCTCAACGACCCCTCCGATGCGGTGCGGGCGCACACGGCGGAAAAAATCGCCGCCGAGTTCGACTCCGGCCAACTGACCGCCATGGAGCGCGGTCTTGCCGAGGAGATCTTCCGCGTCATGGCCCGCGACGCAGCCGTGCGAGTCCGCGAGGCGCTTTCCAGGCAGTTGAGGGCCTGTCCCTTCGTGCCGCGCGATATCGCGCTGACGCTAGCCATGGACGTTGAATCGGTCGGGGTCCCGATGCTCGAAGCGAGCGGGGTGCTGACGGACCGCGATCTCGTTGAAATCGTACGCAGTCAAGGTGTTGGCAAGCGGCTTGCCATTTCCCGGCGGGCGGCCGTTTCGGAGGAGGTTTCCGACGTCCTCGTGGAAACGGGACCGGAATCCGTTGTCGTCAGCCTGGTCGGCAACCGGGGGGCGGCACTTTCCGAGCGGACCCTGCACAAGGTAATCGACACTTTCGGCGAGAACGAGGCGATCCAAGCGCCGATCATTCATCGCGCGACCCTGCCGGCTTCGATCGCCGAGCGGCTCGTGAAGCTGGCTTCCGACAACCTGCTTGCGGATCTCGTCGCCCGCCACGACCTCTCGCCCGAGGTGGCGAGCGCGCTCGTCCTGCAGACCCGTGAACGCGCGACCCTTGGCCTGCTCGATCCGAAAGGCGGCGGGCCGTCGGCGGAAGACCTCGTCCATCAGTTGCACCAGAACGATCGCCTGACGCCCAGCATCATCCTGCGCGCCGTCTGCACCGGGGACATTGACTTCTTCGTCGCCAGCCTGGCGCGGCGCACCGGCATCGCGGTCACCAGCGCCTACCAGCTGGTCTTCGACAAGGGGCCCCTGGGCTTGAAGGCGATCTATATGCGAAGCGGCCTGCCGGAGAATTTGTACCCGGCGTTTCGCGTGGCGGTCGAGGTCGCCGAGGAAACGGGCTATGACGGCGGGGACTTCGATCGCGAGCGCCACTGCCGGCGCATCATCGAGCGCATCCTCACCCAATACGAGGATATGTGCAGCGACGACATCGAATTTCTCCTCGGCCGGCTTGCGCATTTGAGCCTGGAAACCGGCGGCGCCGCGCACCCCTAA
- a CDS encoding tetratricopeptide repeat protein has product MRIEILAEALQHHQAGDLARAEALYRDVLKSQPRQPDALHLLGVLTHQLGEKAAAADLIQQAISAKPDAPSYHNHLGNVLRELGEPAKARRAYKKALFYQPDFAEAHCNLATLAHEQGEGKNAIFHYEQALVLNPPFPEVPLVGLAHVLQFFVPSAYRANLESLLLKCFASPAVGHQKLALVTADLLRLKYPACLAGSPSQDEESALLEDPLLLALLAKTINFDPAFERLLTGLRARFFLAGEAPEKAFSFLAALAEQGSNNAYVFYATAEEEAGLAALKTEIESKIESATRLTPPLWQKLLLFALYAPLRTLRGAEKLRGADAPSHLRPIIRKTLEDRLEEEAIAHGIPTLTAIADATSRAVQNQYEENPYPRWLSVDRRPPSMPAARPPVLADADARNEILIAGCGTGQQAVLRALASPNAHITAVDLSRASLAYAIRMARQFSLRNIDFGQADVLNLGALKKKFPVIECGGVLHHLEDPVAGWTVLADLLRPGGVLFVGLYSEKARQPIVKARQWIAGLGLTPTAHAMRELRQRVLFHAAGDAAPDLGYFKACHDLFDLNGCRDLLFHVREHRFRLPEIGEILDRLGLRFTGFHLEDPEVRRAYAARFPDDPEMRNLHNWDRFEDEFPATFVNMYQFGCVKPATP; this is encoded by the coding sequence ATGCGCATCGAGATCCTTGCCGAAGCCCTTCAGCACCATCAGGCCGGCGACCTGGCGCGGGCGGAGGCGCTTTACCGCGACGTCCTGAAAAGCCAACCCCGGCAGCCCGACGCGCTGCACCTTCTGGGCGTGCTCACCCACCAGCTAGGCGAAAAGGCGGCGGCGGCCGACCTTATCCAGCAAGCGATCTCCGCCAAGCCGGACGCGCCCAGCTACCACAACCACCTCGGCAACGTGCTCCGCGAGCTGGGCGAACCCGCCAAGGCGCGGCGCGCCTACAAGAAGGCGCTTTTCTATCAGCCCGATTTCGCCGAGGCCCATTGCAACCTCGCCACCCTCGCCCACGAGCAAGGCGAAGGGAAGAACGCTATTTTCCATTACGAGCAGGCCCTTGTGCTCAACCCCCCTTTTCCAGAGGTTCCGTTGGTCGGCCTCGCGCATGTCCTGCAATTTTTCGTGCCCAGCGCCTACCGGGCGAACCTCGAAAGCCTGCTCTTGAAATGCTTCGCCTCGCCGGCCGTCGGCCATCAGAAGCTGGCGCTCGTTACCGCCGATCTGCTCCGCCTCAAATACCCGGCATGCCTTGCGGGGAGCCCGTCGCAAGACGAAGAAAGCGCCCTTCTGGAAGACCCGCTTCTTCTCGCGCTGCTCGCCAAGACGATCAATTTCGACCCGGCATTCGAGCGCCTTCTCACCGGTCTGCGGGCGCGCTTCTTCCTGGCCGGGGAGGCGCCCGAAAAGGCGTTTTCCTTTCTCGCCGCGCTGGCTGAACAAGGGTCCAACAACGCCTATGTTTTCTACGCGACGGCGGAAGAGGAAGCCGGGCTTGCGGCGCTAAAGACTGAGATTGAGTCCAAGATCGAGTCCGCCACGCGGCTGACGCCGCCCCTCTGGCAGAAACTGCTTCTCTTCGCGCTTTACGCCCCCCTTCGCACGTTGCGCGGCGCCGAGAAGTTGCGCGGGGCGGACGCACCTTCCCACCTCCGGCCGATTATCCGGAAGACGCTGGAGGACCGTTTGGAGGAGGAAGCGATCGCGCACGGCATCCCGACGCTCACCGCCATCGCGGACGCAACGTCCCGCGCCGTGCAGAACCAGTACGAAGAAAACCCCTACCCGCGCTGGCTTTCCGTTGACCGCCGCCCGCCGTCGATGCCGGCGGCACGCCCGCCCGTCCTAGCCGACGCCGACGCCCGGAACGAAATCCTGATCGCCGGCTGCGGCACCGGCCAGCAGGCCGTCCTGCGCGCGCTCGCTTCGCCGAACGCCCACATCACCGCCGTTGACTTAAGCCGCGCGAGCCTCGCCTACGCTATCCGGATGGCCCGCCAGTTCAGCCTCCGGAATATCGACTTCGGCCAGGCCGACGTTCTTAATCTCGGTGCGCTGAAGAAGAAATTTCCGGTCATCGAATGCGGCGGCGTCCTCCACCACCTCGAGGACCCGGTTGCCGGTTGGACCGTGCTCGCGGACCTTCTCCGCCCGGGCGGCGTCCTGTTCGTCGGCCTCTATAGCGAGAAAGCGCGCCAGCCGATCGTCAAGGCGCGGCAATGGATCGCGGGGCTCGGGCTTACGCCGACCGCCCACGCCATGCGCGAACTTCGGCAGCGCGTTCTTTTTCACGCGGCCGGCGACGCTGCGCCGGACTTGGGGTACTTCAAGGCATGCCACGATCTGTTTGACCTGAACGGCTGCCGCGACCTGCTCTTTCACGTCCGGGAGCACCGCTTCCGGCTACCCGAGATCGGCGAGATTCTCGATCGTCTCGGCCTTCGCTTCACGGGTTTTCATCTGGAAGACCCCGAGGTCCGGCGGGCCTATGCGGCGCGCTTCCCGGACGACCCCGAGATGCGCAACTTGCACAACTGGGACCGCTTCGAAGACGAATTCCCCGCCACCTTCGTCAACATGTACCAGTTTGGCTGCGTGAAACCGGCAACCCCCTGA
- a CDS encoding polyprenyl synthetase family protein, whose protein sequence is MAEQKAGATFDRIGALVRDDLEAVNQVILGALQSRVPLIPQLAHYLIASGGKRLRPILTLAAARMCGYDGTRHIGLAASVECIHTATLLHDDVVDDSTLRRGAASANALWGNESSVLVGDFLFAQAFRLMVADGSLKVLAILSHAAAVIAEGEVLQLSTANDPETSEANYLDVIQAKTATLFAAACEVGAVLADRPKVEEEALRSYGLNLGTAFQLVDDVLDYSAQQAILGKTIGDDFREGKITLPIVLAFRRGSADERRFWCRTVEDLEQREGDLERAIEIMKARDALTDTIARARHYGAVARDALGIFPNGAAKAALTDLVDFCIERAY, encoded by the coding sequence ATGGCCGAACAAAAGGCGGGGGCCACCTTCGACCGGATCGGCGCGCTGGTTCGTGACGACCTTGAGGCGGTCAACCAGGTCATCCTCGGCGCCCTCCAGAGCCGCGTCCCTTTAATCCCCCAGCTTGCCCATTACCTGATCGCCTCGGGCGGCAAGCGCCTGCGCCCCATCCTCACCTTGGCCGCGGCCCGCATGTGCGGCTACGACGGGACACGCCACATAGGCCTTGCGGCCAGCGTCGAGTGCATCCACACGGCGACGCTCCTCCACGACGACGTTGTGGATGACAGCACCCTTCGCCGCGGGGCAGCCTCGGCGAACGCGCTGTGGGGAAACGAATCGAGCGTGCTGGTCGGCGACTTCCTCTTCGCGCAGGCCTTCCGGCTCATGGTGGCGGACGGCTCCCTCAAGGTGCTCGCCATCCTTTCGCACGCGGCGGCCGTCATCGCGGAAGGCGAGGTCCTGCAGCTTTCCACCGCGAACGACCCGGAGACCAGCGAGGCCAACTATCTCGATGTCATCCAGGCAAAAACCGCGACCCTTTTCGCCGCCGCCTGCGAAGTGGGCGCCGTGCTGGCGGACCGCCCGAAGGTCGAGGAGGAGGCGCTCCGCAGCTACGGCCTCAACCTGGGCACCGCCTTCCAACTGGTGGACGACGTTCTCGACTATTCCGCCCAGCAGGCGATCCTTGGCAAGACGATTGGCGACGATTTCCGGGAAGGCAAGATCACGCTGCCCATCGTCCTCGCCTTTCGCCGGGGCAGCGCGGACGAGCGCCGCTTCTGGTGCCGGACGGTGGAGGACCTGGAGCAGCGGGAGGGCGACCTCGAACGCGCCATCGAGATCATGAAGGCGCGGGACGCCCTTACCGACACCATCGCGCGGGCCCGCCACTACGGCGCCGTAGCGCGCGACGCCCTTGGCATCTTCCCGAACGGCGCGGCCAAGGCGGCGCTGACCGACCTCGTCGATTTCTGCATCGAGCGCGCCTATTAG
- a CDS encoding DUF2007 domain-containing protein, giving the protein MKELLRTNDPVLLSWLMARLEEAAIEAVVFDAHMSVLEGSIGVLPRRLMVMDEDFARAQAIVEEAEGIG; this is encoded by the coding sequence ATGAAGGAATTGCTGCGCACGAACGATCCGGTGCTTCTCTCCTGGCTGATGGCGCGGCTGGAGGAGGCGGCCATCGAAGCCGTCGTCTTCGATGCGCATATGAGCGTACTCGAAGGCAGCATCGGCGTTCTCCCGCGGCGGCTGATGGTGATGGATGAGGATTTTGCGCGCGCCCAGGCGATCGTCGAAGAAGCGGAAGGCATCGGATAA
- a CDS encoding methyltransferase, giving the protein MEAAYEWQEDSLLGGRLRFAQPVRGYRVAIDPVLLAAAVPATAGERAFEIGMGSAAAALCLALRVPGLVIDGIELQADLCALARWNARLNRLDDRVRVTEGDLLTPPAAFLEGAYDHVFANPPHLEAEKTDPPKERTRAIAHVEGYGGGSARLAEWVGFALRLAKPGGTLTFLHRMDRLEELLENLRGGVGALAAFPLLSAAGRPAKRVLVQGRKGGPPSLARQAGLVLHDGTGAYTAEAEAVLRDGKALHLVGA; this is encoded by the coding sequence ATGGAAGCCGCATACGAATGGCAGGAAGACTCGCTGCTCGGCGGGCGCCTCCGTTTCGCCCAGCCGGTGCGGGGGTACCGCGTGGCGATCGATCCCGTCCTGCTGGCCGCCGCCGTCCCGGCAACGGCGGGGGAGCGCGCGTTCGAGATCGGAATGGGAAGTGCGGCGGCGGCGCTTTGCCTGGCCCTTCGGGTGCCGGGTCTGGTCATCGACGGGATCGAGTTGCAGGCGGATTTGTGTGCGCTTGCCCGATGGAACGCCCGCCTGAACCGGCTCGACGACCGCGTTCGCGTGACGGAGGGCGACCTGCTGACGCCCCCGGCGGCCTTTCTGGAAGGCGCTTACGATCACGTCTTTGCGAATCCGCCGCACCTCGAGGCGGAAAAGACGGACCCGCCGAAGGAAAGAACGCGCGCGATCGCCCATGTCGAAGGGTATGGGGGGGGAAGCGCGAGGCTTGCCGAGTGGGTCGGCTTCGCCCTTCGCCTGGCGAAGCCGGGAGGCACGCTCACCTTCCTTCATCGGATGGACCGCCTTGAGGAACTTTTGGAAAATTTGCGCGGCGGCGTGGGCGCGCTTGCCGCTTTTCCGCTGCTGTCCGCCGCCGGCCGGCCGGCCAAGCGCGTTCTCGTGCAGGGGCGAAAAGGCGGCCCGCCGAGCCTGGCGCGGCAGGCGGGGCTTGTTCTCCACGACGGAACCGGCGCCTACACGGCCGAGGCGGAGGCAGTCCTGCGCGACGGCAAGGCGTTGCACCTAGTGGGGGCCTGA
- a CDS encoding glycine--tRNA ligase subunit alpha has product MTKPPSFQDLILRLQAFWAEEGCVLLQPYDMEMGAGTFHPATTLRALGPKPWRAAYVQPSRRPADGRYGENPNRLQHYYQFQVILKPSPEDVQGTYLRSLAHLGIDPLRHDIRFVEDDWESPTLGAWGLGWEVWCDGMEVTQFTYFQQVGGIECDPVSVELTYGMERLAMYVQKVENVFDLDWNGKPGAEGVRYGDVFLTNEREYSAYNFEHANTERLLRQFTDAESECRDLLGHKLSLPAYDQCIKASHIFNLLDARGVISVAERAVYIARVRQLAKACCETWLASEGRL; this is encoded by the coding sequence ATGACGAAGCCGCCTTCCTTTCAGGATCTGATCTTGCGGCTCCAGGCGTTCTGGGCGGAGGAGGGCTGCGTCCTTTTGCAGCCCTACGACATGGAAATGGGCGCCGGCACCTTTCACCCGGCGACGACGCTGCGCGCGCTGGGGCCCAAGCCGTGGCGGGCCGCCTATGTGCAGCCCTCCCGCCGGCCGGCGGACGGGCGCTATGGGGAGAACCCGAACCGGCTGCAGCACTACTACCAGTTCCAGGTTATCCTGAAGCCCTCGCCCGAGGACGTGCAGGGCACCTATTTGCGGAGTCTCGCGCATCTCGGCATCGATCCCCTGCGCCACGACATCCGCTTCGTCGAGGACGACTGGGAAAGCCCGACGCTGGGCGCCTGGGGACTGGGCTGGGAGGTGTGGTGCGACGGGATGGAAGTGACGCAGTTCACCTACTTCCAGCAGGTGGGCGGAATCGAGTGCGATCCGGTTTCGGTGGAGCTGACCTACGGAATGGAACGGCTTGCCATGTATGTTCAGAAGGTCGAGAACGTCTTCGATCTCGACTGGAACGGAAAACCCGGCGCGGAAGGCGTTCGCTACGGCGATGTCTTCCTGACGAACGAGCGTGAATACTCGGCCTACAATTTCGAGCACGCCAATACCGAACGCTTGCTTCGCCAGTTCACGGACGCCGAAAGCGAATGCCGAGACCTTCTCGGACACAAGCTTTCCCTGCCGGCCTATGACCAGTGCATCAAGGCAAGCCACATCTTCAATCTGCTGGACGCCCGCGGCGTCATCAGCGTCGCCGAGCGCGCCGTCTATATCGCGCGCGTCCGTCAGCTGGCGAAGGCCTGCTGCGAAACCTGGCTTGCCAGCGAGGGAAGGCTTTAA